The Humulus lupulus chromosome 7, drHumLupu1.1, whole genome shotgun sequence region taaaaaataaattaaaataccAAGAAAGGGGCGGCGGGGTGGAAGCAGTGGTGGTGGTGGCGTGATGGAGGCAGAGAAGCCAAGAGGGGGAGAGGGCATGGTGGAGGCGGTTAGGTGGGGGCGTGTGGTGGTGTGATGGAGGCGGAGAAAACGAAAGGGAGAAACAGAGATGGGCGGCTGGGGTGGTGGCGTGGGGGAGGGGACTGGGGTGGTGGCGTGGTGGAGACTGAGAGAAAAAAAGAGTTAGAGAGTTAGGGAATTTGAGAATGGAGGAATAAGATGGGGGCGGCTGGTTAAAATCTtgatgacttttgccggcgcatttcgttgcgccgacaaaagtcatCCATGTTGCCCCAATACAAAACGTTGTCGTTTCATTTAAGTGgacttttgccgacgtaatttatGACTTTTGCCGGCACAATGAAACACGCCGGCAAAAGTTTTCAGCTACCATGTGTGTTTTAAAAAAGCGAAGGCAGGAATTTTCCCGCTACATTTTTGCCAGCACATTTCGTCGAATTCGCCGGTGAAAATACTTTCACTGGCGCAATATTGCGCTGGCAAATGTCAACTTAAAAAGTCCGTAAATATCAACCGAATTTCCATGGTATAAGCAATCGTTATTAGTAAATTCAATCAATTACAAATAACATCCAAGAGCAAAAGTAATAAGATTAAATGAGTCACAAATTGCATGTATAAATTCGCTTCATTGCAAACCATATCATATCTCTAGCTAGAATATTAATATAAGCAAAGTCATTAAAAGTAACAGAAGAAAAACAAAAGTGTTATGATAGAAACATATACTCAACTTTTGGTTGTTGCCATTAAAATTAAACAgttattttgaaaaagaaaaagtaatTGTTAAACATAAAAAGTAGTTAAATACATACTTTTAGATCTTGTATTTGTAAAACTTCGTTTTACAAAGAAAGAaaagtaattaagagaagaaagtGAGATACAATACAATGGTtactatttattttttataaattttcttGGAAATACTATGAAAATTGTGGTATGAGAAGAGAtgtttattttattgttaataaaGGATTGTACTAGTTTATTATAAGCATAATAAATGTTGTAAATTGATATGCGTTTTTGTATGCTGCTTTTGATTTTGCTTTGATACGATAAAGTAATAAGTGGTTGTTGGAAGAAAAAATTTCAAGtctatcaaaaacataaatactaataaatttatttttttcttcattaaaatgTTATTATTGGTGGTAATACAAATACAATAATGTAGAGAAGAGAAATCATCATCTAGGGGCCTGTACCGAAAACCTATACCACGACCCTCTGCTCCTCTACACCGTGCACCATTACTCTGACAGGGTACCAACGTAAGAACTTGTCctttgggaccaccttgtatcagaggccattagagcctatcTATAAATAGGTTTTGACCCCTCAAatgaaggggttggaaaaatcatGTAACaccagactattctaagagcaatatacgagtttcttctattgttcacttgcaatttttctctaaatttctacaagttcttttgaGTTCACAAGTCTCTTATTAAGTtcttgagttttccatccatatattgTTGATGAGTTTCTGCCGTCAACAATATATATGGTAGCAGCAAGACACGGTTCCTTCAAGTATTAAAGGTTTAAGTGCCAATTGTAATATCTACTTTTACTAGTAAGGGTATTATGATAAATTGTATGacattatatgtttaattatatgaattatgatatgcatgatttatgatgCATGTTCATTTATGTGTTCTGCCAAGCAATCCACTCACACgtgtttcttcaagtattaggAGCCAAAGTGTATTAGAAGTTATGTATTGGGGGTAAAAGCATAATAAATGTTGTAAATTGATATGTGTTTTTGTATGCTGCTTTTGATTGTGCTTTGATATGATAAAGTAATAAGTGGTTGTTGGAAGAAAAAATTTCAAGTCTAtcaaaaacataaacactaataaatttatttatttttcttcattaaaatGTTATTATTGGTGGTAATACTAATACTAATACAAATACATTAATGTAGAGAAGAGATAGAAGAGAAATGATCAATCATCTAGGGCCGGGGCCCCCATATGTCATGACATGGCGAAAGCTACGTATAAATCCATGATCCTGAACTTGATAGAAGTCAATATCAATGGAAACCTTTTCTGTGTTTTTAGCATCTTCTTGGATGTGTGCCTCGTTTATAGTTGTTAATACTCTGCAATATGCATCATAACGACTATCACCTCTCAGAAGTAAACCAGAACCCATTGGAGGGCCAACTTGACCAGGCGGACTGTAAGTCTCTCCTCCCCATTCCACATATGTGGCCAAGTCTTTCAACCCACCGCTGAATATGCTTGATGGCCAGTACCCTATTTGAgtagggaaatttgataaatcatgcttacattagcttaatatttaaaatttgaaccaaagttaaccaccatatgatacaaatgctcatctttcatttaataccaaaaataccctcatacatttcctctctattctccctcttcctctctacctttcatttaatagcttaataattaaaatttgaacaaaAGTTAACCACCATTTAGAATgttgtttagatgttggatctgtagtttgttggtattttttgctgttttttttagTGAAAATCGTGTTCTGTGAAAACCTGCGTTTTTTTTTGTTCCTTGAGTTTTTTTcgaaatgcccgatagtgtccgatagaggcccgattcgggcacgatagttattgagtttcaaggttagggataaAGGTCCGATGacaacccgatggttgcccgatagtcAAGGTTAGGGATGGTGGTACGACGGTATTACGATAGTGGGTACGATAGTGTGCAATACTGTAGTTATTTCCATAAtgggtacgatgatggtacgatatTAGCACGATAGGTGTACGATAGaatttgttaagtagttactataacatcgtaattttagaatttgtagtgggacgatataggtacgatggtagtacgataatagTTAGTTTCAAATTGTTAACTTACTTTGTCaatggtacgatgatggtacgacagtgggacgctagtgggtacgatggtgtataatactgtagtttttgccataaatgtacgatgatggtacgacattagcacgataggGCAACTATCGGGTAACCAAAACTATCGAGCAACCATCGGGTTTccatcggaccttcatccctaaccttgaaactcaacaactatcgtgcccgaatcgggcctctatcggacactatcgggcatttcgaaaaaaactcaaggaacccaaaaaaaacgcagattttcacagaatacgattttcacccaaaaaactacaaaaaaataccaacaaactacaaaTCCAACATCGAAACAGCATTCTAAAtagtggttaactttggttcaaattttaattattaagctattaAATGAAAGGTAGAGAGAAAGatggagaatagagaggaaaggtatgggggtatttttggtattaaatgaaagatgagcatttgtTTCATATGgtagttaactttggttcaaattttaaatattaagctaatgtaagcatgatttatcaaatttccctttgAGTATGGTTCATTCCAAGCTCAAGCCACCAATTTCCAGTAATTTGATCCTATAAATATACATAGATATTACATCATGTGAAGTTAATGAGTAcacaataattaattttttactttaaatattttattttatttacccGATAAATAAAGATTTCGAATTCCACTGTTGGTGTGCTACCAGGATGAGCCTCTCCGAGAATTAAATCGTTTATAGGACGAGGATCAACTAAAACGAACCCTGGACACATCGTATTGAAACAAGAAAATTCACCAGCCTACAAACACATCGATCGATCGGTTACACAAAAATACAAAACGAATacgaatattttttgaaaaataaacataaatataggACAATTATTCTAtaggacttcactttaagccttactgGCCGATGGGGCTAtcagtgtttctcgactcgtgaatagtttttggtgcaatttttttttatgaacgtgtatattgtagctatttagagcatctgcaaattttcagaaaattatgaatagtttacagtacatAAAATTTTCCGTGCGcattaaaaaaattagtcacacgtgcaacaacacgtttgaacttagttttcggtaatgtaaactattcaaaattttctaaaaatttacaggatgctctaaatagctacaattaATAtgtacggtcataaaaaaaatcgcgctgaaaattATTCACAGGTCGATAACACTGATAGTCCCACCAATAGGAtttaaagtgaagccctataggagaattcccccataaatatatataagctAACCTGGAAATATACGAAGATCCGATTTTTATTATCCCCGTAGATAGCAGGATTTACCTAAtatattatagtataataaaaATCAATAAGTGAACAATAAATTTATTCGAAAAGCTTGAGAGAGTTGAATATCATAAATATTTAACAAACTTACTGTCCAACCAGCTTGGATGATATCAAGCTCATTATGTATTTTCATTCGACCAGCAGTATACTGTGAGTCTCCGACATTAGGCAGTGTATAAAAGCTTGCAAATGTTCCACCTCCATTGTACTTCTTAGCAGGGTCAGATTTTGTTCGAACCATCGCAtgctattatatatttaatttcaaaatacGGGTACTgtatgaacattattgaaaacagaggataCCAAATAAGTAAATTTCCTTCAAAGAAATTAAAATGTAAAATGCTTACATGAAAACTATCATTTTCAGATGCAAGCTGGGACCTAATGATTCTCGAAGAATAGGCCTTTGTAAACAATTTGGCTCTGATAAGATCTTCTTTGGTACTTCTTCTTATTGGAACAGTTCCAGTTGGACATCTTTCACCCTTAGACTCACTATCTATTGAAATTTGTTTCACATTTTTTGGGAGTTGATTTTCATTATCCATCATCTTAGGGCGAGAAGAAGGTCTCATCTACACCataaatgtagaaaaaaaaaagaaataattaataataataagttATCAAAGAATAATAGTATTtgggaagaaaaaaaaacctgAAAATCATAATTGTGGTTCTTTAGTAAAGGATGATCGAACGCAGGTTGTTTGTAAAAATCAACACAGTCATAAATGTCTCCACTTTGTACCTAAACAATAATACCAAACAAATTAGTCATTTATATATATTCAATATCTAGGATGGGATATGAAGATGAATATAAAGTACTTTTATAGTCTTGACTGAAGACTTGTTCAATCGCTCAAGTCGATTCTCAATCTCAATCACTTCATCTTTTGATAGTTTTATTGGTTGTTCTTCTGCCTTGCAATAATATGAAAGTGCACACACAATAGCAACTATGAAAAATCTCCTTATATCCATCTCTAAGTAGATAGATTTTGTCTGCAGTAAAAGTATAATCAAATTAGCCAAAGAAGCAAAGTAAatccaacaaaacaaaaaaatctgAGGAACTGAAGAGAGAAAATCATACATACCTGATAGAGATTGATATGTTGTGAAAGTGTTGATAATTATTGGAACGAAGAATGAAATTTATATAAAGAATAAATTTACGTTACAAAGTCCTTGACAGCTttcttctatttaatttttctttttagacaaaattattaatttttcccaaataaatacaaaagaaaaatggtattttattatttatttctctCTCTTTCATGCAAAGTAGTTGGCACCTTAGTCAAAGTTTATAAGTAATATTCAAAGTTTCTTTTTTCCTATTTAGTCAAAGTTCATGCATAGTGATAGATACAAAAAGAAGACTGTGTacatttcaatttttttcttcaaaaatatatatatatttagtttataattgtgaGTGTACTCACTAATAGTATTTGATAgaatgatatatgttgttaaatTGCTTCGATAGTTACAATGGTGAATGTGATTTTGATATTTCCAATGAAGAATAAATTTATGTCCAAAGAAAATACATTACAAGTCAattttaaatattacttatatatgctaCTTTTACGTTACAAGTCAacaactctatttttttttctttttttgtcatttatgaaaaattaaaatactacTGGTCAACAAGTCAAAACTTCTTGAAAGAAACCAAATATATAATTGAGCTCAAAAAAGTCTTTTGggatcttattattattattttgctgAAGATAACACAATCTAGTTATATAGTTTCTAATGgctcgatatatatatataatcttggATTTACTTATTGTTATTTCTAAATATATCTCATTTGTCTCATCAGTGACTTAAAAATGGAAACGACTTAAAGTAAAAATTTGAATTCAAACTCTACTAAATTATAAGAAGAATATTTGTAGCAAAATTTCATATTCTTTTTGAGTTGGCGTACCTCTAATTTCAATAAAATTTTTTGATGACAATATACCTCTATAGTTACATTTCATTTGCAGCGGTTCAATTTAAATCGACAAGTGCCGGCTAAAACCAAGTGTCAACGTGCTATTGAGCCACATGTTGTTCGCGTGTCCAAAATTTAATGACGTGTATTACACCTaatatttttacttcaaaaaatacttaaaattgataatatatataaaatactttttaaaaataaattgaattaattaaaaaaaaattaaaaactaaaccTAAAACTAaagtaaatttaattaattaattaaacttatATATCTCTCTCTACCTCATTCACCCTCTCAGCCCAAATATCACCCTAATATtttaagggtttatacatttttagactctGTATTTTTTTCTATTGCCtgttttggaccttgtgttttgacaaattactttttggaccctatgttttgtaaaatggttaaaatagaaccctaaacccgattttggtcaatgttttctcaactaaaatcacaaataatttaccaaactaacaattcagaacaaaaataaaattattctgctttaaaactgtgttgttatattcaatgttttattcatcaaaattgagtttaggattctattttaatcattttacaaaatatagggttcaaaaagtaatttgtcaaaatacagggtccaaacaggtaatgagacaaaacacagggtcaaaAAAAGTATATAAACCCATATTTTAATTGAAAGgtaatttttattcttttgaagCAAAAATCTTCAACATCAaattggaagaagaaaaaaaaaaagataattaacttaaatatatatattttttttgacataacttaaatattttattttagttacccgataaataaattttttgaattcCTTTGTAGGTATACACATCAGTTACACAAAACTACATTTCGAAAAGGAAGAAATCTTcaaagtatataaatatatatatatatatattataacataagTTAACCTAAAAATATATGAAGGCTCGAGTTATGTTATCCCCATATAAAGTAGGATTTACCTAATATATGATAGTATATAAATTAATAAGTGAACAAATATTCTAATAAGTAAATACAGTTTCTCTCATCTTGACAGGCCACAACCACTAGGTCCTTTGCTTTTCCTCCTCTTGGTTTTGGAGGAGCTGGCTGGGCCTGGCGGGCTTGCTTCGAACTGGGCTGGGCTGGTGGAGTGCTGGCTGGTGGAGCAGCTGAAGGAGGTGCAAGGGAGACGATTGGGCCTAGTGGGCTGTCGTGGGCCATGGGAGCAATGGGCTGTTGAAGGCTGCTGGCAGCAGGGGCTTCGGGTGGGAGCTGGCTGGGTTTGGCTGCTGGCAGGTGCGGCTTCAAGAGGTGCTGGTGGCTCCAGGCGGCTCCAGGTGGCGGCTCCAACGGCTCCATGAGGCAAGAGGTGGGCTGGTTGGGCCTTTGGACAAAAACACCAAATCTCTTACTTTTTCTTGAAGAATACcactttttccttcatttttcttgctttcaaGAGCCACAActgcaataattttcctacaaaataattaaATCGTAATCAAATAATTTCTATTATAAAATAAGTCTtaataattctttgaaaatattaattataacttaatttatatttaacatttaagctcaataatacaacattttttttacctcaaattaaacaacaataattcaaataactacaacattttacaacaaaataactataaaaacacacaaaaatatataaaatcaaaataaacccaataaattcaaaattactttaaaacttaataaatcaattaaaaactcaagaatcaAGCAGCAATTagtacataaaaagtggtaaaataactctattttgtagagttatcaactaTAGTGGAGAatatattgtagttatatatCTTGAAAAGTAACATAAATATAGGACAATTATTCtgtagggcttcactttaagccctaccggtggggctcttagtgtttctcgactcgtgaatagttttcgatgcaattttttttatgaccgtgtatattgtagctatttagaacatcctgcaaattttcataaaattttgaatagtttacagtacatAAAATATTCcgtgcgcataaaaaaaattagtcacgcgtccaacaacatgtttgaacttagtttttgctactgtaaactattcgaaattttctgaaaatttacaggatgctgtAAATAGCTACAATTAATATAttcggtcataaaaaaaattgcgcaaaaaactattcacgggtcgagaacactgataGTCCCACcagtaggacttaaagtgaagccctataagagaattccccCATAAATATATGTAAGCTAACCTGGAAATATACGAAGATCCGATTTTTATTATCCCCGTAGATAGCAGGATTTACCTAATATATGATAGTATAATAAAAATCAATAAGTGAACAATAATTTTATTCGAAGAGCTTGAGAGAGTTGAATATCATAAATATTTAACAAACTTACTGTCCAACCAGCTTGGATGATATCAAGCTCATTCTGTATTTTCATTCGACCAGAAGTATACTGTGAGTCTCCGACATTAGGCAGTGTATAAAAGCTTGCAAATGTTCCACCTCCATTGTACTTCTTAGCAGGGTCAGATTTTGTTCGAACCATCGCATGCTATtatgtatttaattttaaaatatgagatatcatatgaacattattgaaaacagatgatactaaatgagtaaattccctaaaaagaaattaaaatgtaAAATGCTTACATGAAAACTATCATTTTCAGGTGCAAGCTGGGACCTAATGATTCTCGAAGAATAGGCCTTTGTAAACAATTTGGCTCTGATAAGATCTTCTTTGGTGGTTCTTCTTATTGGAACAGTTCCAGTTGGACATCTTTCACCCTTAGACTCACTATCTATTGAAATTTGTTTCACATTTTTTGGGAGCTGATTTTCATTCACCATCATCTTAGGGCGAGAAGAAGGTCTCATCTACACCataaatgtagaaaaaaaaaagaaataattaataataataagttATCAAAGAATAATAGTATTTGGGAAGAAAAAAAACCTGAAAATCATGAATGTAGTTCTTTAGTAAAGGATGATCGAACGCAGGTTGTTTGTAAAAATCAACACAGTCATAAATGTCTCCACTTTGAACCTAGACAATAATACCAAACAAATTAGTCATATatagaaatatttatatatatattcaatatcTAGGATGAGATATGAAGATGAATATAAAGTACTTTTATAGTCTTGACTGAAGACTTGTTCAATCGCTCAAGTCGATTCTCAATCTCAATCACTTCATCTTTTGATAGTTTCATTGGTTGTTCTTCAGCCTTGCAATAATATGAAAGTGCACACACAATAGCAACTATGAAAAATCTCCTTATATCCATCTCTAAGTAGATAGATTTTGTCTGCAGTAAAAGTATAATCAAATTAGGCAAAGAAGCAAAGTAAatccaacaaaacaaaaaaatctgAGGAACTGAAGAGAGAAAATCATACATACCTGATAGAGATTGATATGTTGTGAGAGTGTTGATAATTGGAACGAAGAGTGGAATTTATATAAAGAATAAATTATGTAGCAATATTTACGTTACAAAGTCCTTGACAATAACTTTCTTccatttagtttttctttttaggtaaaagtaatattttttttcctaaataAAGTGTAATGTAGATAACTACAAAATAAATcttctttataattt contains the following coding sequences:
- the LOC133792670 gene encoding uncharacterized protein LOC133792670, whose protein sequence is MEPLEPPPGAAWSHQHLLKPHLPAAKPSQLPPEAPAASSLQQPIAPMAHDSPLGPIVSLAPPSAAPPASTPPAQPSSKQARQAQPAPPKPRGGKAKDLVTKSIYLEMDIRRFFIVAIVCALSYYCKAEEQPIKLSKDEVIEIENRLERLNKSSVKTIKVQSGDIYDCVDFYKQPAFDHPLLKNHNYDFQMRPSSRPKMMDNENQLPKNVKQISIDSESKGERCPTGTVPIRRSTKEDLIRAKLFTKAYSSRIIRSQLASENDSFHHAMVRTKSDPAKKYNGGGTFASFYTLPNVGDSQYTAGRMKIHNELDIIQAGWTVNPAIYGDNKNRIFVYFQAGEFSCFNTMCPGFVLVDPRPINDLILGEAHPGYWPSSIFSGGLKDLATYVEWGGETYSPPGQVGPPMGSGLLLRGDSRYDAYCRVLTTINEAHIQEDAKNTEKIKSIYLEMDIRGFFIVAIVCAFLYYCKAEEQPMKLSKDEVLEIENRLERLNKSSVKTIKVQSGDIYDCVDFYKQPAFDHPSLKNHNYNFQTKPSYRPKVMMNEKESPYWGRQVSLKSGFKGKSCPIGTVPIRRHTKEELVRAKLFTKTYSSRISPLAPEAEGFHHAIVRTKSNPNKKYNGASTSASFYTLDNVTGSQYTSGQMTIQNGDDSIRVGWTVNPTLYGDHKSRLFAFFKAGGLSCFNTMCPGFVIVRTDIPLDDVLPEKHPGGFAWEYNFFVYRDRTTGNWWLELGIYNIPIGYWPSSIFSSGLKDLATYIDWGGETYSPVGQPGPPMGSGLFLKGDTRYDAYCRKLTTVNEAHDPEDAKNTEKVSIDIDFYLVQDWGFVGKSRRLMTYGGPGPR